ATATAGATTATTTGGTCTTAATGGAGCTAAATTAGAAGGTACTGGTGTATCAGATTTACTTAACAACATTGCATCATGGCAAAATTCAACTGAAGGTGTAGCTTACGAACAAGCAAGTGTATACGAATCAAGATTATGTAATGCATGGACAGTGAATTCTGAGGGAAAAATAGTAGTAATTCCAGGACAAAGAGACCTCTTTGCATATCTATTATCCAAAGTTAACCTGATAATGCAAGATATGGACAGTACATGGAGATACATAGATTCAGACGATTACACAGACTGGTTTGGAGGACTCCTGAATGCAGCTAATGTACATGGAGCAATTCCAAACACTATGTTGATAGATATACGTAACAGAAACAATATAATTTCAAGCACAATTTCCAAAGAAGTCAGTAAAGAAGTAATGACAACAATCACAAATCCACAATGGTTACAAGCAATGACTTCCTCCGTTGGTGGATGGAACCAACTATCACAAAACTTTGAAAACTTAATAAAAACAATATTCACAACACAAGGATATGAGGAAGATAAAAACGGAAAAGCAATCCATAGAACAACAAGTGGAAACTCAACAGGTGCAATTAGCCAAGAATTATTCACAAAAAGCATGAAAGTTATAGTTTACAGTGAATACTTAATAGGTGATGCTAACTATAAATCATATCCCCTTCAATCAATGCTAGGTTGGGGTATGACATTAGCTATGAACAACTATTGGAAAACAACTGATAACAAATTACTAAAAGATCTTATCCAAAAATACGTTGATAATGTAAATAAATGGGGAGTAGCATGTTGTCACCACACATGTGGTAATGTAAATCTCCATGAATGGATACTGAAACGAGGATCTGCATTAGGTGTTAAAGGTTTAGAAAGATATTCACAACAATACTACTCAGCAACAAATACTGGAACTGTACTAGGTACCGGTGATTCTGGAACTGGTGCAGGATCAGGTAGTGGAACCGGTAGTGATACTGGCGGTGAAAACGGTGGAACCAATGTTGGAGGAGACAGCTTCAAAGGATATGGTGACGCTGGAGTATCTTCAGGATCAGGAGCTTACGCCGGAGCTGCAAGTTATGCTGGTTCAAGCAATGGTAATGCAGCAAGTCAAATGAGTGGATCTAGTACTGGATCAGATTCAGGAAATAGTGGAAACAATAATGGACAAAATTCTGGAAATGGAACTGATAATGGTTCAGGAAATAGTCAAGGTTCATCTAATTCCGGTTCAAGCTCTGGAAGTGGAAATAGTACTGAATCAGGTAGTTCTGATGTAGGTCAAGGAGCTAACGGAGGATCCGTATCCTCAGCTAGTTCAGCATCAAGTAGTTCAGCATCAAGTAGTGGAGCTACAAGTGCTACTGCTGCAGTTTATGCTGTATCCTCAAAAAGTGGAGGACAAGCAGCATCTTCACAAGCTGAAATATCTCTAGGATACATTTTAGCAATTGTTTTAATTGCAGTATTCTTCTTTACCGGATTTACAAGAAAATCAGCGCGTCAAGAGTAATGTATCATATATAATAAAATTATATAATAACAAAAAAACCCCCTTTCTTTCTTTTATTTTTTTATAAAAAATAGATTCTAATTTTAGTAGAAAAAGAAATTTCATTTTATTAATTTAAGAAAAATAGCTTTTTTAACAATTTAAAAAAAAAAATTAAATTATAGATTATAATGTTTGTACATGTTTATATAATCTATCAGAATTGTTTTTATACCAATTAACTGTTTTTTCCATTGCATCTTCAAATGTCCATTTAGGTTCCCATCCTAATTTTTTAGTTTTTGATGCATCTAAGGAGTATCTTCTATCATGACCTAAACGGTCATCTACATGTTTTATTAGGCTTTCAGGTTTTCCTAGTTTTTCTAGTATCATTTTTGTGATTTCTAGATTATTTCTTTCATTTCCTCCACCTATATTATATACTTCTCCAATTTTTCCTTTATGTAGCACTGTATCTATACCTGCACAGTTATCCTCTACATATATCCAATCACGAACATTTTTTCCATCCCCATATACGGGTAGCTGTTCATTATGAATTGCTTTTAATATGAATAATGGTATTAATTTTTCAGGGAATTGACGTGGTCCAAAGTTATTACTACTTCTTGTTATCATTACCGGTATTCCATACGTTTTATAGTATGCATTTACTAGTAAATCTCCTCCAGCTTTACTTGCTGAGTATGGGCTTGATGGGTCTATGTTGTCTGTTTCTTTGAATGAACCTTCTAATATACTACCATATACTTCATCGGTTGATATTTGTATATATTTCTCTACATCATATTTTCTTACTAGTTCTAGTAGGTTCTGTGTACCTAATACATCTGATTTTACAAAGGATGCTGGGTCCGTGATTGATTTGTCTACATGAGTTTCTGCTGCAAAATTTACAACATAATTTGCATCTTTCATTGCCTTTGATGCATCTGTTTGGCTGGCTATATCTCCTTTAATGAAGTTTACATCTAATCCTTTTAGATTCTCCATATCTCCAGCATATGTTAACTTGTCTAACACTGTTATTTCATAGTCTTCATATTTATCTGCTATGTAGTGAACAAAATTTGAACCTATAAATCCTGCTCCACCTGTTATCATTATTTTCAAAGTAGTCACCCTTACCTGTTTAAGAAATTACTTTTTTTTGTAATTCTTTATTATTATTTAAATCTTTATAAATTAGTCTATTAATAATTTTGGAAGTGGGATTTTTTCCTTGATTGATTTAATCCTAAATATTTTATAGTTTGATTTAGTAATAGTTTATTATGAAATTCTTTATAACCGGCGGCAGTGGTTTATTGGGTGAAAGACTATCTGCTATAGCAAATGATAATTATGATATAACGTTATCACATAATTCTAATCCTACAGGTAATACTATTAAATGTGATATAACAAATGAACAAGAAGTTGAGAAAGTAATATTAAATAATAGCCCAGATGTTATTATTCATTGTGCGGCCATGACTAATGTTGATTTATGTGAAGATGAGATAGATAAAGCATATGATATTAATGGAAATGGAACTGGAAATATTGCCCGTGCAGGTGAAAAAGTTGGAGCAAAGGTAATATATGTGTCCACAGACTTTGTATTTGATGGAAAAAAAGGAAATTATAGTGAAGATGACGAGGTTAATCCTCTTGGATATTATGCTAAATCAAAGTATGACGGAGAAGTACAGCTTAAGAAATATTCTACAAATTGGGCTATTGCAAGAGTAAGTGTCTTATATGGATGGCATAAACGACAAAACTTCACAACATGGGTTATTAACCAACTAAGACAGGACAATGATATAAATATTGTAACTGATCAAATTAATTCTCCTACATTTGCAGATAATGCTGCCGAGGCAATATATGAAATAGCTTTACAAGATAAAAATGGAATATATCATACAGCAGGAAATGATGAGATTAGTAGATATGATTTTACAATGAAGATTGCAGAGGAATTTGACTTAAATAAGGAATTAATTCATCCAACTAATAGTACTGAATTTGTACAAAAAGCACCTAGACCTATGAATTCATCATTAAATGTACATAAGGTTGAAAAAGAATTAGGTATGAGAATGGAAACTTGTTCCGAATCATTACATAGAATGGCAGAAAATGAGTAATTAACTGCTATTCATTATTTATTTTTTATTTAATTTTCCCTTTGAAAAACAAAAAATTTATATATTAAGATTTAAATAAATAGTAGTAGCTTTTATAAGGTTGAATATATTTTAAAAACCATCCGAAATTAAAGTGAAAAAAACTTTTTTTATATGCGGGGGTGGTCGAGCGGTCAAAGGCGATAGGTTGAGGGCCTATTGAGGTAGTCTCTTCGCGGGTTCGATTCCCGTCTCCCGCACTTAATAATATTAATTCTAATTTTAAATAAAAAAAAATAGTATTTTAGATATTTAGATTCTAATAGTAACTTTTAAATCAGAACCTTTTTTTAAATCATCAATTAAAGTTCTATTTAAATCAATTGCTGCTTTATCAGCATGAATCATTAAAGTACGATTACATGTGAATGAACTTTTTCTACAAACCATATCCGATGGATGACTTAATGTTAAATTAGATGAACCATAACCAGTTATAATATCTGATCCATTATCAGTTTCTAGTAACAATTCTATTTTAGAATCATCAGTCATCAATGCATTTCTTATTTCTTCTGGAAAATCTTTCATTGTAATATTTGAATTTATACCAATAATACAGTCCCCTCTTGGCGTAAGATAATCATCTGTTGTAATTTCAAAGGTAGATTTATGTAATGATCTAACATTCTCATGTCCCTTAGCAAAAAAAGTATATTCCACTATTATTCCTCCTATAAAAAAAATAATTAAACTATTTCTTATATACTATTATATCAATTCATACAAATTAAATTATATTAAGAATAACACGATGATATACTATGACTGAATTGCCAGATAAAGGAAATTATTGTTTAATTATAGAAGTAAAAAAAGATATTAACATAAAAATTGGTGCTAAGGGCTATATTAATTTTAATAAGGGATATTATGTTTATGTTGGCTCAGCTTTAGGAACTCTTTCAAAGAGAATTGAACGTCATTTATCTGATGATAAGAAAAAACACTGGCATGTTGATTATTTATTACTCAACAAAAATACCAAAATAAACCAAGTAATATACACTTATTGTACTACAAAAATAGAATGTGATATATCACATCATATAAATAAAGATAGTTCAGATAATATTGAAAGTTTCGGATGTTCTGATTGTAATTGTGAATCACATTTATATTATTTCAACAATTATGACGATGCATTAAAAAGTAGTATTGAATCATATGAAAAAATAGGGTATAAACCATATAAATGGTTTAATTAACATAAGAATAGAAGAATTTTTCAAACTCCTCAGGTTCCATAGGTGTAGGAGTAGCATAATTATCATTATTCATGATTGAATCCATCAAATCATGATAGATTTTAGACATGTCAGAATCTGGAAATGTCTCTACAACAGTACTTGCCTTAAATTCACTAGTTTGCACTAAATCACTACGTGGAATAATACCAATAACATTACTAGAGATTAAAGATGCAAATTCAGTTACTATTTCCACTTCATTTTTAACATTACGACAATTACAAATAATACCTCCTAATTTACCATTTAAGCTTTCAATACCCTTAGCTATGTTATTAGCAGCATATAAAGACATGTATTCGCCACTAGTTACTATATATACTTCATCAGCATATTCTTCACGTAATGGTACACTAAATCCTCCACATACAACATCACCTAGAACATCATATATTACAAGTTGAGGATCATCATCAAAAGCCCCTAACTTATCTAGTAGTTTCATTGCAACTATAACGCCTCTACCTGCACATCCAACTCCTGGCTCTGGTCCGCCTGATTCTACACATAATGTATTATTATAACCTTCATAGACAACATCTTCCAGTGTTGGCCGAGTATTCCCACGTATTGTATCTAATATTGTTGGTATACGTTTACCAACTAATGTTCTAGTAGTATCTGCCTTAGGATCACATCCTATAACAAAAGTAGAATCATCATAGCTAGCAGCAATATTAGCTACTGTAGTTGATTTTCCTATACCACCCTTACCATAAATAGCAATTTTCTTTAATGTCATCTTAATTACCTCTTATTGGTTCTTTTTTATATACATGATCATTTTCACGTACTACTTGTTCTAATTTTACACCTACTACTTCCCTAGAAACCTTTGTAACATTTTTCCCATCAACTTGCATAGATTTAACTTCTTCAGTAATACTACCTGTCTTATTTCCTTGTATAATTATTGTATCACCTATTTTTAAATCAGCCCATAATTTTATCTCTGCAACGCCGATCTTTTTGTAGAAATTTGTTACTTGTCCTATGTCTATCTTCCTATATGTTGCTTTATTATCATAACTGGTTTCCTTTGGAACTCTGTAATAAAATCCTGTGTCAAATCCCCTGTTAAATACTGAGCCTAATTCTTTTTTCCAACCTTGAACTAGTTGAAGATTTTCATCCCATTTTCCAGATTCATATAATGTTATTGCGTCATGATAACATTTTGTAACCATTGCAACATAATCTGGTGCTCTTGCTCTTCCTTCTAGTTTAAATGCATCTATTTTCGCATCCATTAAATCTGGAATATGTTCTATCATACATATATCTTTGGGACTTAATAATCGTGATTTTTCTATTGAATTATCTTCAGGCTGTGTTAATACTAGTTTTTTTGATTCAGTTGATTGTATTGTCCATTCTTGTCTACATGGTTGTAAGCATTCACCGCAGTTAGCATTCCTGTTATAGAAATAGGAACTTAGAAAACATCTGCCTGATATTGCTACGCACATAGCACCATGAACAAATGTCTCTATTTCTATCGGAGATTTGTTTTTAATTTCCTTAATCTGTTCTAATGATAACTCTCTGGATAATACTGCACGTGTAACTCCTAAATCTCTATATAATTTCAGTGCCTCAGAATTAGTGATATTAGCTTGAACACTTAAATGCAATGGTATTGATGATTTATTAGCAATATTAATCATACCCATGTCAGAGATTATTAATGCATCAACATCATACTGTTCTAATGCATCTAACTGCTTTTTATACTTCATTAACTGTTTATCTGTTACAATAGTGTTAGTACATACATATAACTTTTTATTATTATCATGACACTGTTTTACAATATCTTTTATATCATCAAGTTCAATATTAGCAACATTTGCTCTCATATTATAATCAGTTATTCCAACATAAACAGCATCCGCACCATTATTTATAGCTGCACTAACAGAGCGTTTATCCCTTGCAGGTGCTAATAATTCAACCATAGTAATAAACACCTCAATAAATATAATTAATAAAAAAAAATAGTTTTTGAAGACATTATTCTTTGTCTTCTAATTCTGGTGGTATAACTGTAGGATAATCACCAGTTATACATCCTAAACATAAATCCTCAGCAGGTGTTCCAATAGATTCTACAAGACCCTCAATACTAATATATCCAATAGAATCAACACCAATTATGTCACGTATTTCCTCATTAGTTCTATCAACGGCTAATAACTCCTCTTTTGTAGCCATTGCAATTCCATAATAACATGGGGAAATAATTTCAGGACATCCTACAAGTAAATGTACTTCTTTAGCACCTGCTTCCCTTATCATTTTTATAATTGTAGTTGAAGTGGTTCCTCTTACAACACTATCATCTATAACAATTACACGTTTATCTTTAAGAACAGATTCAATAGTATTCATTTTAAGTTTTACTGCAAGATCCCTATCTTTTTGAGTAGGCATGATAAATGTTCTACCTACATATCTATTTTTAATTAATCCCTCAGCATAAGGAATTCCTGTCGCACGAGAATAACCTAATGTTGCAGGTATAGCTGAATCTGGTACAGCAATTACAACATCTGCATCTATAGGGTATTCCTCAGCTAATTTTTTTCCAACATTTAATCTTACATCATAGACCTTTTTATCAAATATAATACTATCTGGTCTTGCAAAGTATAAGTATTCAAACATACAGTTTGCTGTATGCTCTTCACGTGGTAGGTAGTAACTGGTCATTTCACCATTATCAATAGCTAATATTTCTCCAGGTTCAATAGAACGAACATAATCTATATCTAATGAATCAAATGCAACAGACTCAGAAGCAACTACTATGAAATCATCATTAGTTCCCAGAGCTAATGGTTTCATACCTAATGGGTCACGTACTGCATACAATACACCATTAATTAATATTACTAATGAGTATGACCCTATTAATCTACTGCATGCTGATTTTATAGACCGTATTACGTCATGATCTT
This genomic interval from Candidatus Methanosphaera massiliense contains the following:
- the rfbB gene encoding dTDP-glucose 4,6-dehydratase codes for the protein MITGGAGFIGSNFVHYIADKYEDYEITVLDKLTYAGDMENLKGLDVNFIKGDIASQTDASKAMKDANYVVNFAAETHVDKSITDPASFVKSDVLGTQNLLELVRKYDVEKYIQISTDEVYGSILEGSFKETDNIDPSSPYSASKAGGDLLVNAYYKTYGIPVMITRSSNNFGPRQFPEKLIPLFILKAIHNEQLPVYGDGKNVRDWIYVEDNCAGIDTVLHKGKIGEVYNIGGGNERNNLEITKMILEKLGKPESLIKHVDDRLGHDRRYSLDASKTKKLGWEPKWTFEDAMEKTVNWYKNNSDRLYKHVQTL
- the rfbD gene encoding dTDP-4-dehydrorhamnose reductase; protein product: MKFFITGGSGLLGERLSAIANDNYDITLSHNSNPTGNTIKCDITNEQEVEKVILNNSPDVIIHCAAMTNVDLCEDEIDKAYDINGNGTGNIARAGEKVGAKVIYVSTDFVFDGKKGNYSEDDEVNPLGYYAKSKYDGEVQLKKYSTNWAIARVSVLYGWHKRQNFTTWVINQLRQDNDINIVTDQINSPTFADNAAEAIYEIALQDKNGIYHTAGNDEISRYDFTMKIAEEFDLNKELIHPTNSTEFVQKAPRPMNSSLNVHKVEKELGMRMETCSESLHRMAENE
- a CDS encoding DUF371 domain-containing protein, encoding MEYTFFAKGHENVRSLHKSTFEITTDDYLTPRGDCIIGINSNITMKDFPEEIRNALMTDDSKIELLLETDNGSDIITGYGSSNLTLSHPSDMVCRKSSFTCNRTLMIHADKAAIDLNRTLIDDLKKGSDLKVTIRI
- a CDS encoding GIY-YIG nuclease family protein codes for the protein MTELPDKGNYCLIIEVKKDINIKIGAKGYINFNKGYYVYVGSALGTLSKRIERHLSDDKKKHWHVDYLLLNKNTKINQVIYTYCTTKIECDISHHINKDSSDNIESFGCSDCNCESHLYYFNNYDDALKSSIESYEKIGYKPYKWFN
- the cfbC gene encoding Ni-sirohydrochlorin a,c-diamide reductive cyclase ATP-dependent reductase subunit → MTLKKIAIYGKGGIGKSTTVANIAASYDDSTFVIGCDPKADTTRTLVGKRIPTILDTIRGNTRPTLEDVVYEGYNNTLCVESGGPEPGVGCAGRGVIVAMKLLDKLGAFDDDPQLVIYDVLGDVVCGGFSVPLREEYADEVYIVTSGEYMSLYAANNIAKGIESLNGKLGGIICNCRNVKNEVEIVTEFASLISSNVIGIIPRSDLVQTSEFKASTVVETFPDSDMSKIYHDLMDSIMNNDNYATPTPMEPEEFEKFFYSYVN
- a CDS encoding peptidase U32 family protein is translated as MVELLAPARDKRSVSAAINNGADAVYVGITDYNMRANVANIELDDIKDIVKQCHDNNKKLYVCTNTIVTDKQLMKYKKQLDALEQYDVDALIISDMGMINIANKSSIPLHLSVQANITNSEALKLYRDLGVTRAVLSRELSLEQIKEIKNKSPIEIETFVHGAMCVAISGRCFLSSYFYNRNANCGECLQPCRQEWTIQSTESKKLVLTQPEDNSIEKSRLLSPKDICMIEHIPDLMDAKIDAFKLEGRARAPDYVAMVTKCYHDAITLYESGKWDENLQLVQGWKKELGSVFNRGFDTGFYYRVPKETSYDNKATYRKIDIGQVTNFYKKIGVAEIKLWADLKIGDTIIIQGNKTGSITEEVKSMQVDGKNVTKVSREVVGVKLEQVVRENDHVYKKEPIRGN
- the purF gene encoding amidophosphoribosyltransferase, whose protein sequence is MQNDLQDKCGIVGVYSYDESLDVASWIYSGLYTLQHRGQESAGISVLKDGRINTHVGMGLVSDVFNNDLLDILNGNVGIGHVRYSTTGDSSYENCSPFVEHKEDIIISMGHNGDIVNSEILREELKASNHEFKSTTDSEVICHLIIDEYNKDHDVIRSIKSACSRLIGSYSLVILINGVLYAVRDPLGMKPLALGTNDDFIVVASESVAFDSLDIDYVRSIEPGEILAIDNGEMTSYYLPREEHTANCMFEYLYFARPDSIIFDKKVYDVRLNVGKKLAEEYPIDADVVIAVPDSAIPATLGYSRATGIPYAEGLIKNRYVGRTFIMPTQKDRDLAVKLKMNTIESVLKDKRVIVIDDSVVRGTTSTTIIKMIREAGAKEVHLLVGCPEIISPCYYGIAMATKEELLAVDRTNEEIRDIIGVDSIGYISIEGLVESIGTPAEDLCLGCITGDYPTVIPPELEDKE